From Mercenaria mercenaria strain notata chromosome 17, MADL_Memer_1, whole genome shotgun sequence, the proteins below share one genomic window:
- the LOC128550029 gene encoding uncharacterized protein LOC128550029, which yields MSSASYLSDFLENHNVDICGIAEQWLYNHNLRFLDSINTKYISHSIADSDLNIPGNRRVGKGGIAILWNQNLNSIVAPLYLNSKCIIGIEVNVAEGEYLYVFQIYLPCKNHWIVIFKNSLDDVENTLCQYKDKGNVLVMGDFNVELPARHELSFQPDHRGNLLIDIMIRNHLIALDGTKLCNGAYYSNVSYNSSRETLIDHILLSQNDIGCVKACFILDENCLNVSNHRPLVCTLAISVNENKATKNINANNSINWKNVKPQNIDKFRAYLNSSNVLSECISREISSTKDIDELYSKIISTIQEASDKCIPKSKFKPFIKPYWNNDLDRYHKNMSIKRTLWLNENRPRYENCTSFKEYKDSKRMFRNLHRKVVQQYVEKVENEIDTAAEIDNNEFWRLINKERKKNRTSPVFEMNFNDNICNNPVDINRGWRDYFTELYKPTRNADFDDEYMKLRKEELQCFERNAKINDSTKVKIEESMVRKQLATCKNGKAAGYDRINYEHIKHGGDLIIIVITKFFQKMSNFCHIPDNLKKGCYNCTF from the coding sequence ATGTCGAGCGCCAGCTATCTGAGCGACTTTTTAGAAAATCACAATGTAGATATATGCGGAATAGCCGAACAATGGCTGTACAATCACAACCTAAGATTTCTAGATTCAATTAATACTAAATATATCAGCCATTCTATAGCGGACTCCGACCTCAACATTCCAGGAAATAGACGTGTTGGTAAAGGGGGTATTGCTATTCTTtggaatcaaaatttaaacagtatTGTCGCACCACTATATTTGAATTCAAAATGCATCATAGGTATAGAAGTAAATGTAGCTGAAGGTGAATACCtttatgtatttcaaatataCCTTCCATGCAAAAATCATTGgattgtaatatttaaaaatagtCTAGACGATGTAGAGAACACACTTTGTCAATATAAAGATAAGGGTAATGTGTTGGTAATGGGCGATTTTAATGTAGAACTTCCAGCCAGACACGAACTCAGTTTTCAACCTGACCATCGGGGTAATTTGCTTATTGACATTATGATCCGAAATCATTTGATAGCTCTTGACGGCACTAAGTTATGTAATGGGGCGTATTATAGTAACGTGTCTTACAATAGCTCAAGAGAAACTCTAATCGATCATATTCTTCTTTCTCAAAATGATATAGGCTGTGTTAAGGCATGTTTTATTcttgatgaaaactgtttaaatgtttcaaaccacCGCCCGCTAGTGTGTACATTAGCCATCTCTGTGAATGAAAATAAAGCCACCAAAAACATAAACGCAAATAACAGTATTAATTGGAAAAATGTTAAACCGCAGAATATTGACAAATTTCGCGCATATTTAAACAGCAGTAATGTATTGAGTGAGTGCATATCTAGAGAAATTTCTTCAACAAAAGATATCGACGAACTTTACTCCAAAATCATAAGCACAATACAGGAAGCATCGGATAAGTGCATTCCgaaatcaaaatttaaaccctTCATAAAGCCGTACTGGAATAATGATTTAGATCGTTACCATAAAAATATGTCTATCAAACGAACTTTATGGTTAAATGAAAACCGCCCAAGATATGAGAATTGTACAAGTTTTAAAGAATACAAGGATTCTAAACGCATGTTTCGAAATCTACATCGAAAGGTAGTCCAACAGTATGTCGAAAAGGTCGAGAATGAAATTGATACGGCCGCAGAAATAGACAATAATGAATTTTGGAGATTAATTAATAAAGAGAGAAAGAAAAATAGGACTTCTCCAGTGTTCGAAATGAATTTTAACGATAACATTTGTAATAATCCAGTTGATATAAATCGGGGCTGGAGGGACTATTTTACTGAACTATATAAACCTACGAGAAATGCTGACTTTGATGATGAGTATATGAAACTTCGCAAAGAGGAATTGCAATGTTTTGAACGGAATGCAAAAATCAATGATTCTACTAAAGTTAAGATAGAAGAGTCCATGGTCCGTAAACAGTTAGCAACCTGCAAAAATGGTAAAGCCGCTGGGTATGACCGCATCAATTACGAACATATTAAACATGGCGGGGATTTAATTATTATCGTCATAACAAAGtttttccaaaaaatgtctaattTCTGTCATATCCCAGACAACCTTAAAAAAGGCTGTTATAACTGTACCTTTTAA